In Camelus bactrianus isolate YW-2024 breed Bactrian camel chromosome 28, ASM4877302v1, whole genome shotgun sequence, a single window of DNA contains:
- the ITPRIPL1 gene encoding inositol 1,4,5-trisphosphate receptor-interacting protein-like 1 isoform X1, with protein sequence MISGSGEYALESRQVPKITTDSHPPTSPDAEVSMAVISLLFLAVMYVVHHPLMVSDRMDLDTLARSRQLEKRMSEEMRQLEIEFEERKRAAEEKQKAENFWRGDTSDDQLVLGRKDMGWPFQADGQEGPLGWMLGNLWNAGLFCFFLIFELLRQNMQHEPAFDSSSDEEEEEEVRVVPVTSYNWLTDFPSQEALESFYKHHVQNVTRDLPCTCEFVESFVDDLIEACRVLSRREAHPQLEDCLGIGAAFEKWGTLHETQKFDILVPIVPPQGTMFVLEMRDPALGRRCGCVVVESECVCKREKLLGDVLCLVHHHRDHQALLGKCNSSIKAALCTGSHLDVCKTIQWFRNMVGNAWALVAHKYDFKLSLPPSTTCCKLRLDYRSGRFLSIRLVLGVQREDTLVYLVSQAPDQEQLTSVDWPESFAACEHLFLKLVGRFAPENTCHLKCLQIILSLRDTQSLPQGACRPILTSYHFKTALMHLLLRLPLTDWQHSMLSQRLQDILWFLGRGLQQRSLHHFLIGNAFLPLTIPIPKTFRNAEPVNLFQHLVLNPMAHSQAVEEFHNLLTQVKTLPCASLAGAH encoded by the exons ATGATCTCG GGCTCCGGGGAATATGCACTGGAGAGCAGACAAGTCCCGAAGATCACCACTGACTCCCACCCTCCCACTTCTCCAGATGCAGAGGTCTCCATGGCTGTGATAAGCCTTCTGTTCTTGGCAGTGATGTACGTGGTTCACCACCCCTTGATGGTCAGTGACCGGATGGACCTGGACACGCTAGCCAGAAGCCGGCAGCTGGAGAAGCGGATGAGCGAGGAGATGCGCCAGTTAGAGATAGAGTTTGAAGAGCGGAAGCGCGCAGCTGAGGAGAAGCAGAAGGCAGAGAACTTCTGGAGAGGAGACACGTCGGATGACCAGTTAGTGCTGGGGAGGAAAGACATGGGGTGGCCATTCCAGGCTGATGGCCAGGAGGGGCCGCTGGGCTGGATGCTGGGAAACCTGTGGAATGCCGGcctcttttgctttttcctcaTCTTCGAGCTCCTGCGACAGAACATGCAGCATGAGCCGGCCTTCGATTCCAGCAgcgacgaggaggaggaggaggaagtccGTGTCGTGCCTGTCACCTCCTACAACTGGCTTACTGACTTCCCCTCGCAGGAGGCCCTGGAGTCCTTTTACAAGCACCATGTCCAGAATGTCACGCGGGACCTGCCCTGCACCTGCGAGTTCGTGGAGAGCTTCGTGGACGACCTCATCGAAGCCTGTCGGGTGCTGAGCCGCCGGGAGGCTCACCCACAGTTGGAGGACTGCCTGGGCATCGGGGCTGCCTTCGAGAAATGGGGAACCCTCCACGAGACCCAGAAATTTGACATCCTGGTGCCCATTGTTCCCCCCCAGGGCACAATGTTTGTGCTGGAGATGCGGGATCCAGCCCTGGGCCGCCGCTGTGGCTGCGTGGTGGTGGAGTCGGAATGCGTGTGCAAGCGTGAGAAACTTCTGGGGGATGTGCTGTGCCTGGTGCACCACCACAGGGACCACCAGGCCCTCCTGGGCAAGTGCAACAGCTCCATCAAGGCGGCTCTCTGCACCGGCTCCCACCTGGACGTTTGCAAGACCATCCAGTGGTTCCGGAACATGGTGGGCAACGCCTGGGCCCTCGTGGCCCACAAGTATGACTTTAAGCTCAGCCTGCCACCGTCCACCACTTGCTGCAAGCTCAGGCTGGACTACCGCTCAGGCCGCTTTCTCTCCATCCGCTTGGTCCTGGGGGTGCAACGGGAAGACACCTTGGTCTACCTGGTGAGTCAGGCCCCTGACCAGGAACAGCTCACCAGCGTGGACTGGCCTGAGTCCTTTGCAGCCTGTGAGCACTTGTTCCTAAAGCTGGTGGGGCGTTTTGCTCCAGAGAACACCTGTCATCTCAAGTGCCTCCAGATCATTTTAAGTCTCCGGGACACTCAGAGTTTACCCCAGGGAGCATGCCGCCCCATCCTCACCTCTTACCACTTCAAAACAGCCCTCATGCACCTGTTGCTCCGGCTGCCCCTAACAGACTGGCAGCACAGCATGCTCTCCCAGCGGCTCCAGGACATCCTCTGGTTCTTGGGCCGAGGCCTCCAGCAGAGGTCTCTCCATCATTTCCTCATCGGTAACGCCTTCCTGCCCCTGACCATCCCGATCCCTAAGACATTTCGGAATGCTGAGCCTGTCAATCTCTTCCAACACCTGGTGCTAAACCCCATGGCACATTCACAGGCAGTGGAAGAGTTCCACAACCTTCTGACCCAGGTGAAAACTCTGCCCTGTGCTTCGTTGGCTGGGGCACATTAA
- the ITPRIPL1 gene encoding inositol 1,4,5-trisphosphate receptor-interacting protein-like 1 isoform X3 produces MYVVHHPLMVSDRMDLDTLARSRQLEKRMSEEMRQLEIEFEERKRAAEEKQKAENFWRGDTSDDQLVLGRKDMGWPFQADGQEGPLGWMLGNLWNAGLFCFFLIFELLRQNMQHEPAFDSSSDEEEEEEVRVVPVTSYNWLTDFPSQEALESFYKHHVQNVTRDLPCTCEFVESFVDDLIEACRVLSRREAHPQLEDCLGIGAAFEKWGTLHETQKFDILVPIVPPQGTMFVLEMRDPALGRRCGCVVVESECVCKREKLLGDVLCLVHHHRDHQALLGKCNSSIKAALCTGSHLDVCKTIQWFRNMVGNAWALVAHKYDFKLSLPPSTTCCKLRLDYRSGRFLSIRLVLGVQREDTLVYLVSQAPDQEQLTSVDWPESFAACEHLFLKLVGRFAPENTCHLKCLQIILSLRDTQSLPQGACRPILTSYHFKTALMHLLLRLPLTDWQHSMLSQRLQDILWFLGRGLQQRSLHHFLIGNAFLPLTIPIPKTFRNAEPVNLFQHLVLNPMAHSQAVEEFHNLLTQVKTLPCASLAGAH; encoded by the coding sequence ATGTACGTGGTTCACCACCCCTTGATGGTCAGTGACCGGATGGACCTGGACACGCTAGCCAGAAGCCGGCAGCTGGAGAAGCGGATGAGCGAGGAGATGCGCCAGTTAGAGATAGAGTTTGAAGAGCGGAAGCGCGCAGCTGAGGAGAAGCAGAAGGCAGAGAACTTCTGGAGAGGAGACACGTCGGATGACCAGTTAGTGCTGGGGAGGAAAGACATGGGGTGGCCATTCCAGGCTGATGGCCAGGAGGGGCCGCTGGGCTGGATGCTGGGAAACCTGTGGAATGCCGGcctcttttgctttttcctcaTCTTCGAGCTCCTGCGACAGAACATGCAGCATGAGCCGGCCTTCGATTCCAGCAgcgacgaggaggaggaggaggaagtccGTGTCGTGCCTGTCACCTCCTACAACTGGCTTACTGACTTCCCCTCGCAGGAGGCCCTGGAGTCCTTTTACAAGCACCATGTCCAGAATGTCACGCGGGACCTGCCCTGCACCTGCGAGTTCGTGGAGAGCTTCGTGGACGACCTCATCGAAGCCTGTCGGGTGCTGAGCCGCCGGGAGGCTCACCCACAGTTGGAGGACTGCCTGGGCATCGGGGCTGCCTTCGAGAAATGGGGAACCCTCCACGAGACCCAGAAATTTGACATCCTGGTGCCCATTGTTCCCCCCCAGGGCACAATGTTTGTGCTGGAGATGCGGGATCCAGCCCTGGGCCGCCGCTGTGGCTGCGTGGTGGTGGAGTCGGAATGCGTGTGCAAGCGTGAGAAACTTCTGGGGGATGTGCTGTGCCTGGTGCACCACCACAGGGACCACCAGGCCCTCCTGGGCAAGTGCAACAGCTCCATCAAGGCGGCTCTCTGCACCGGCTCCCACCTGGACGTTTGCAAGACCATCCAGTGGTTCCGGAACATGGTGGGCAACGCCTGGGCCCTCGTGGCCCACAAGTATGACTTTAAGCTCAGCCTGCCACCGTCCACCACTTGCTGCAAGCTCAGGCTGGACTACCGCTCAGGCCGCTTTCTCTCCATCCGCTTGGTCCTGGGGGTGCAACGGGAAGACACCTTGGTCTACCTGGTGAGTCAGGCCCCTGACCAGGAACAGCTCACCAGCGTGGACTGGCCTGAGTCCTTTGCAGCCTGTGAGCACTTGTTCCTAAAGCTGGTGGGGCGTTTTGCTCCAGAGAACACCTGTCATCTCAAGTGCCTCCAGATCATTTTAAGTCTCCGGGACACTCAGAGTTTACCCCAGGGAGCATGCCGCCCCATCCTCACCTCTTACCACTTCAAAACAGCCCTCATGCACCTGTTGCTCCGGCTGCCCCTAACAGACTGGCAGCACAGCATGCTCTCCCAGCGGCTCCAGGACATCCTCTGGTTCTTGGGCCGAGGCCTCCAGCAGAGGTCTCTCCATCATTTCCTCATCGGTAACGCCTTCCTGCCCCTGACCATCCCGATCCCTAAGACATTTCGGAATGCTGAGCCTGTCAATCTCTTCCAACACCTGGTGCTAAACCCCATGGCACATTCACAGGCAGTGGAAGAGTTCCACAACCTTCTGACCCAGGTGAAAACTCTGCCCTGTGCTTCGTTGGCTGGGGCACATTAA
- the ITPRIPL1 gene encoding inositol 1,4,5-trisphosphate receptor-interacting protein-like 1 isoform X2 — MAVISLLFLAVMYVVHHPLMVSDRMDLDTLARSRQLEKRMSEEMRQLEIEFEERKRAAEEKQKAENFWRGDTSDDQLVLGRKDMGWPFQADGQEGPLGWMLGNLWNAGLFCFFLIFELLRQNMQHEPAFDSSSDEEEEEEVRVVPVTSYNWLTDFPSQEALESFYKHHVQNVTRDLPCTCEFVESFVDDLIEACRVLSRREAHPQLEDCLGIGAAFEKWGTLHETQKFDILVPIVPPQGTMFVLEMRDPALGRRCGCVVVESECVCKREKLLGDVLCLVHHHRDHQALLGKCNSSIKAALCTGSHLDVCKTIQWFRNMVGNAWALVAHKYDFKLSLPPSTTCCKLRLDYRSGRFLSIRLVLGVQREDTLVYLVSQAPDQEQLTSVDWPESFAACEHLFLKLVGRFAPENTCHLKCLQIILSLRDTQSLPQGACRPILTSYHFKTALMHLLLRLPLTDWQHSMLSQRLQDILWFLGRGLQQRSLHHFLIGNAFLPLTIPIPKTFRNAEPVNLFQHLVLNPMAHSQAVEEFHNLLTQVKTLPCASLAGAH; from the coding sequence ATGGCTGTGATAAGCCTTCTGTTCTTGGCAGTGATGTACGTGGTTCACCACCCCTTGATGGTCAGTGACCGGATGGACCTGGACACGCTAGCCAGAAGCCGGCAGCTGGAGAAGCGGATGAGCGAGGAGATGCGCCAGTTAGAGATAGAGTTTGAAGAGCGGAAGCGCGCAGCTGAGGAGAAGCAGAAGGCAGAGAACTTCTGGAGAGGAGACACGTCGGATGACCAGTTAGTGCTGGGGAGGAAAGACATGGGGTGGCCATTCCAGGCTGATGGCCAGGAGGGGCCGCTGGGCTGGATGCTGGGAAACCTGTGGAATGCCGGcctcttttgctttttcctcaTCTTCGAGCTCCTGCGACAGAACATGCAGCATGAGCCGGCCTTCGATTCCAGCAgcgacgaggaggaggaggaggaagtccGTGTCGTGCCTGTCACCTCCTACAACTGGCTTACTGACTTCCCCTCGCAGGAGGCCCTGGAGTCCTTTTACAAGCACCATGTCCAGAATGTCACGCGGGACCTGCCCTGCACCTGCGAGTTCGTGGAGAGCTTCGTGGACGACCTCATCGAAGCCTGTCGGGTGCTGAGCCGCCGGGAGGCTCACCCACAGTTGGAGGACTGCCTGGGCATCGGGGCTGCCTTCGAGAAATGGGGAACCCTCCACGAGACCCAGAAATTTGACATCCTGGTGCCCATTGTTCCCCCCCAGGGCACAATGTTTGTGCTGGAGATGCGGGATCCAGCCCTGGGCCGCCGCTGTGGCTGCGTGGTGGTGGAGTCGGAATGCGTGTGCAAGCGTGAGAAACTTCTGGGGGATGTGCTGTGCCTGGTGCACCACCACAGGGACCACCAGGCCCTCCTGGGCAAGTGCAACAGCTCCATCAAGGCGGCTCTCTGCACCGGCTCCCACCTGGACGTTTGCAAGACCATCCAGTGGTTCCGGAACATGGTGGGCAACGCCTGGGCCCTCGTGGCCCACAAGTATGACTTTAAGCTCAGCCTGCCACCGTCCACCACTTGCTGCAAGCTCAGGCTGGACTACCGCTCAGGCCGCTTTCTCTCCATCCGCTTGGTCCTGGGGGTGCAACGGGAAGACACCTTGGTCTACCTGGTGAGTCAGGCCCCTGACCAGGAACAGCTCACCAGCGTGGACTGGCCTGAGTCCTTTGCAGCCTGTGAGCACTTGTTCCTAAAGCTGGTGGGGCGTTTTGCTCCAGAGAACACCTGTCATCTCAAGTGCCTCCAGATCATTTTAAGTCTCCGGGACACTCAGAGTTTACCCCAGGGAGCATGCCGCCCCATCCTCACCTCTTACCACTTCAAAACAGCCCTCATGCACCTGTTGCTCCGGCTGCCCCTAACAGACTGGCAGCACAGCATGCTCTCCCAGCGGCTCCAGGACATCCTCTGGTTCTTGGGCCGAGGCCTCCAGCAGAGGTCTCTCCATCATTTCCTCATCGGTAACGCCTTCCTGCCCCTGACCATCCCGATCCCTAAGACATTTCGGAATGCTGAGCCTGTCAATCTCTTCCAACACCTGGTGCTAAACCCCATGGCACATTCACAGGCAGTGGAAGAGTTCCACAACCTTCTGACCCAGGTGAAAACTCTGCCCTGTGCTTCGTTGGCTGGGGCACATTAA